One Dysidea avara chromosome 8, odDysAvar1.4, whole genome shotgun sequence genomic window, CACCACTACCGACGTCTCTCCCAAAACTGCCATTTTCTCTGCCGTATAGGTACGGAGACACAGTGAAGGTTGCTCCAGGGTTAACTATGCAAATCTGGCCTCCCAACTTTCTTGAGACATCACTGACACCGCTGCTCCAGTATCAATCTCCATGGGGATCAGTTGCCCATTGATTTCCACTACTACTTGGTAGGGTGGTGTCGTCCTTGAGGTTAGGTTAAATATCACATCTTCTTCAAGGTCTGTGACATCTTCTTCCGGTTTACTTGTAGTTTGTTCCACCCAATGGTTCTTGGTTACTGGCACTTTACTTTGTGGTTGGCTTCGACATACTCTTGCTAAATGTCCAACTTTCTTACAGTGATGACAAACTGAGTCTTTGTGGACACAATTGTGTGCCAGGTGATCACTTCTACCACATCTATAGCAACTCCTCCCTGTGTTACTGGCTCCTTGTGTCCTGGGGTACCTGCTGACCCGATCAATTTCCTCCTCTCCTTGCATCTGAGCAACTGTATTGGGTCCCCTGCTACCACTGTGTGCTACTGTTAATTCAGTAGTTTCGCTGTTGTCCTGAAGCACTTGTGAATTTCTGTGAGCTGCTTCCATTCCTTGTGCTAGCTCCAGTGCACGTTTGAGATCAAGGTTATCTTCCGTCAATAGTCGTTTCTGAATGGTCTCGCTGATCAAACCACAGACGAAGCGGTCACGCAACGCTTCGTCAAGATGATCCTTAAATTTGCAATGAGTGGCCAATCTTCTAAGCTCCGCTAAGTATTGCATGACAGATTCTTCGCGACGTTGGTTTCTTCTGTGAAACGTAAATCTCTCGGCGATCACCAAGGGCTTGGGTTCGTAATGATCTTTTAACAAGTCTGCTAGCGTCTTAAACGATTTGCTCCTTGGAGACTCCGGTGCAACAAGCGTCCTTAAAAGACTGTACGTCTTCGCTCCCAACAGACTAAGAAAAACTGGTACTTGTTTATCTTCTTTGATCCCGTTTGCTTCGAAATAAAGTTCTACTCGTTCTAGATACGCCGAGAACTCCTCAGATTCCGGCTGGAATATGTCAATTTTCCCAAAAGAAGCCATTAATCTTTGTTATATCCCGTCCTCGTCGCCAGTATTATGTTTCTAGACACGATCAGGAAGGATCTTAAATCAACAAACAAAGCACGCCATACATGTACAAGTTCCATGATACAACAACACGCATGCGTACACACACTCATGATCATCGATTACAATCAGATATAAATACCATATTGATAATTACAAATCAAGTAGAAatcacaattacaattataactatAAGTTCAGTAGATACACAACAATGGTATTTCCATATATGTTTTTCCTGGACATACAGCCACTCAGTGAAATATCGTCGATACTACTGTTATTCCAGTACCATCTTGTTACTCAGTTCCTGAATCAGTCATAAACTTTAAATGCAGTTCTGGTTCCAGTTTTCGAACCATACCTTAGGATTGTAGTTCTGGTTCCAGTTCTGTAACCCGCATAACCTTTAGGATCAACACACTGAATAATGGAACGGGCTTGCATGCAAATACCGGTATTCAAATATTCAAGGGGGAAACCTGAGAGAATTATTTGGTCGGGCCAGCCGCTTGAGGCCAGCCGCTTGAGGCCAGCCGCTTGAGGCCAGCCGCTTGAGGCCAGCCGCTTGAGGCCAGCTGGAGTACTAAACGTTCGATTTGCAATAGTTTTTGCTATTTTATACCCATAGCTACCTATTGGATATCTCCCTAATATGACCGATCAAAACGGACAATATCCATAGCGGCATAGGCACTTgtaagcattaatacaataatacaatacagtaatatcaCGGCCATTTTATTTTTGCTCATAACGTCATTGGCCAGTCACGAGATTGCTCACATAGTCTAAAGTGGGCTGGGCAGCTTCGTCAATTAGCGGTTTCCTGATAAAGGGACCTCAGATCACCTTCAATTTCAACTGGTGAGTTGTTTATTCATGCTTCGTGTGTTTGTGTAATGATGTTGGTGCTACGTAGCTATTTGTGAACGTAGCGCGCACAGTTTGTTTCTAtctaacagccaagctgtaaaaggggtgtggtcccAATATTCATGCTTCGTGTGTTTGTGTAATGGTGTTGGTGTTGGTGCTACGTAGCGTGTACGTTATTGTGTTTCTAtctaacagccaagctgtagaaaaGGGATGCGGTCCCCCAAAaaaccagggtgaaaaaagatgtaaaatccaaggtggcggccaagaaatggctgtgatgagaCACTACCCAGTAGGTAATAGCGTAATTTTTAATGAAGTTGCTATTAACGGACCCGTACGGTAGCTATACTTCaagtttttttattttttatggCTATACAATACCAGATATTtgaggtcatgggcctactgcttaaaaatgaaattgacatacagtgttggattGGAAATACATTTCAAATAGTGCTATACAATGTCCGCTTCATagtgaaggtaatgaaataTGTATAAATAGAGGATTAATgacccatttggtaggattgaCGTCCTTTTCTACATATTCTACATGTGGCAATGCTGACTATGGTTCAGTAGGCACAAATGTATGGGTTTAACATACAATATGTCACTCACCCTACAAAGTAGGTTGAATCTGTTAGTTTTCAACTCATCATTAAGATGTAGGTTTTATTCAATGCTAAATACAGCCATCTTCTTGTGGTTCTAGGTCATCCATAAACGTCCAGCGATGCGCCCAATTAGAAAGTGCTTCTCTGACATATTGACTACGTCATTCGTcattaataggcaaatccagcactgaccttacttagaaagctcaatccaactaaTTATAGGTGTTCTGTTATCCCCTGCAAGTAAAGTTcgaaagtagtagctagctgaaactGGCGCCAAATGAGATAGTCTACTTTTTAAGGTATAAATCACATACATTGAGCTAGAAAAATGTCtgtaataaaatcagcagaTTATGATGGGTGTTGTTTAAAACTAAGAGATTTTGAGCACATACACAGTGCAAAACCTAGAGCATGCGTTAGCATGCTCtcatctaggggggtctgggggcatgcccccacaggaaattttttgagaaTTCACCCATCTaaggttaaatctggtgtaCATTTGGAGCAAAAAGTGCTTGACTAGTTACACTAGCAATAACAACAAAGAATAACGACTGAAGtatgatgtgatagaccagCTTCCTCCAGGACAAGACACTTCACACTGCATACGCATTGTGATACATTACTAAATTATAGTTCAATTAACTTAGAAATGTAATAACATCTACAataacacgcacacatgcatgcacactgtaAACAGTTAGTCTCTCCATCAGTGTAGTCATTATAGTTCAATTAACTTAGAAATGCAATAACATCTATAATAACACgcacatatgcatgcacactGTAAACAGTT contains:
- the LOC136264928 gene encoding uncharacterized protein; this encodes MASFGKIDIFQPESEEFSAYLERVELYFEANGIKEDKQVPVFLSLLGAKTYSLLRTLVAPESPRSKSFKTLADLLKDHYEPKPLVIAERFTFHRRNQRREESVMQYLAELRRLATHCKFKDHLDEALRDRFVCGLISETIQKRLLTEDNLDLKRALELAQGMEAAHRNSQVLQDNSETTELTVAHSGSRGPNTVAQMQGEEEIDRVSRYPRTQGASNTGRSCYRCGRSDHLAHNCVHKDSVCHHCKKVGHLARVCRSQPQSKVPVTKNHWVEQTTSKPEEDVTDLEEDVIFNLTSRTTPPYQVVVEINGQLIPMEIDTGAAVSVMSQESWEARFA